In one window of Pseudoalteromonas espejiana DSM 9414 DNA:
- a CDS encoding FimV/HubP family polar landmark protein, whose product MRGLASLIILASALVVTPIYSQDSTQLKGPKGADYGAQGRSIGPIKPTDTLWRIAAKVRPDNSVSIYQVMQALYNKNPNSFLEQNLNHMQSGAYLKIPTLAEIRRVSPQLAKQRSEQDDALWEKKKNGTLTTSEINAAQTKVTQARKADVDDAKKEIQKELNEIKTDQGNKLVALEQQFKSSVNNVEEILVENNNLKKQLSGISQELENVKQQLGQDSEIQKQLKELIDKQNEIIAQQKAKEIPKEEPFDLGALMSNPLVLILLMTIPALLIIFAVVMFLRKRANKEDESQDDDDFLPQAPSFTDDVPQSSDTLDDPIIPDPLDDLDIQLDDNHSNDMLPDDDIAFDDSLDDALDDDFGDSENLLDQDELESLLSDDIVFDDEGGEGDELDIFMQQDFDKPVDEKQDDEIDLDLDEPQSTDDILSSDDLDDLFDEDDSLPEIDLPEVEQATADDSLETNDEMAALSEELAEEDDDFDIDDLLDQQSSSDTSKSDDFDLDDIDSLIGEAADTPVDSAPADELVEENDEFDLDDIDSLIDEAADESSDSAPADELVEENDEFDLDDIDSLIDEAADEPSDSAPADELVEENDEFDLDDIDSLIDEAADTPVDSAPADELVEENDEFDLDDIDSLIDEAADESSDSAPADELVEENDEFDLDDIDSLIDEAADEPADSALSDELVEENDEFDLDDIDSLIDEAADEPTGTVSSDELVEENDEFDLDDIDSLIDEAADEPADSAPSDELVEENDEFDLDDIDSLIDEAADEPTGTVSSDELVEENDEFDLDDIDNLIDEAADEPGEQTPVDETLSEEDIDTALADSAEELAEAQEDLNEDDIESIASSLMEPELEEEPELVDEPELEEEPELEEEPELVDGPVIEEEPELVEEPEREEEPELVEEPALVDGPVIEEEPELVEEPELEEAPELEEEPELVEEPELVDAPEFTEDLNSGADFTDTSDSLLDPEDAQDEYTDDTLKSVDELLNELQQTSEDDFVESPDWTFDDLDDEVEEVEVDLGDDPLDLQEPDTRPLGEDSTTADNLDSENLEADIDFSDDANEVLDIDEHKDFLPEELQGDELDGEATGMEPSQAEQDLANALSGSELDTLEDDFDDELLIDNDFAEPALETESDSTVLDNSLDEPLELDDELSAFDSSNSEQEDDGVFNEDLLQSVDDLDNELNALLEEQVTPSEELDEYPELELDSDEEVDLDVQQSFSPQELQGDALDGQATGMVPSQAEQDLANALASADNVDNLESDIDDEPLVEDDLDALLPQESTLGEELPEDDSLESNEVLDEQPLSEDDLDGLLPEETTLGEELSDDDSLDSNEALNDEPLVEDGFDELLPEESTLGEELSEDDLLDSNEALDEQPLVEGGLDELLPEESTLGEELSEDDLLDSNEALDDKPLVEDNLDALQPQDSSLNNEADFDDAILEQALSEDFEDELTNSELEAELTQASDEGSNDDVISDEQLDDDFMADLTQTDFDALLSELEEPEALNLEDSSEFDVDFDSLLNEDLVNEPEQPKETTPEPTQANADDFVDIDALLEQSDDSVLEHEPYDEVNMDVGLSDFDSLLAGDNPTDVDLESGGYSAKLDLARAYIEIDDFDSALKVIEDVIESGPEDVQEEALSLKAKLK is encoded by the coding sequence ATGCGCGGTTTAGCTTCACTTATTATATTAGCGTCTGCATTGGTAGTAACTCCAATTTACTCTCAAGACAGCACCCAATTAAAGGGGCCAAAAGGCGCTGACTATGGTGCGCAAGGGCGATCTATTGGGCCGATAAAGCCAACCGATACGTTATGGCGTATTGCTGCAAAAGTGCGCCCTGACAACTCCGTTAGTATTTACCAAGTTATGCAGGCCTTGTATAACAAAAACCCCAACTCTTTTTTAGAGCAAAACCTTAACCACATGCAAAGTGGTGCTTATTTAAAAATACCAACCTTAGCTGAAATTAGACGCGTTAGTCCGCAACTTGCAAAACAACGCTCTGAACAAGACGATGCACTATGGGAAAAAAAGAAAAACGGTACGCTTACAACAAGTGAAATTAACGCAGCACAAACGAAGGTTACACAAGCTCGAAAAGCAGACGTTGATGATGCAAAAAAAGAAATCCAAAAAGAATTAAACGAAATAAAAACTGACCAAGGCAATAAACTTGTAGCGCTTGAGCAACAATTTAAAAGCTCGGTTAATAATGTTGAAGAAATACTTGTTGAAAATAACAACCTTAAAAAACAACTTTCGGGAATTTCTCAAGAGCTTGAAAATGTAAAACAACAATTAGGGCAAGACAGTGAAATTCAAAAGCAATTAAAAGAGCTAATAGATAAGCAAAACGAAATTATTGCTCAACAAAAAGCAAAAGAAATACCAAAAGAAGAGCCTTTTGATTTAGGCGCTTTAATGTCAAACCCTCTGGTACTCATATTATTAATGACCATTCCGGCATTATTAATTATTTTTGCTGTGGTAATGTTTTTACGTAAGCGCGCCAATAAAGAAGATGAATCGCAGGACGATGATGATTTTTTGCCACAAGCGCCAAGTTTTACCGATGACGTGCCACAAAGCTCAGATACGCTTGACGATCCAATTATACCCGACCCACTTGATGATTTAGATATTCAACTGGATGACAATCACAGCAACGACATGTTGCCAGATGATGATATTGCATTTGATGACTCCCTTGACGATGCACTAGATGATGACTTTGGTGATTCAGAAAACTTACTCGATCAAGATGAGCTTGAAAGCCTATTAAGTGACGACATCGTTTTTGATGATGAAGGCGGCGAGGGTGACGAGTTAGATATTTTCATGCAGCAGGATTTTGATAAGCCTGTAGATGAAAAGCAAGATGATGAAATTGACCTTGATTTAGATGAGCCACAAAGTACCGATGATATTCTAAGTAGCGATGACTTAGATGACTTGTTTGATGAAGACGATAGCCTTCCTGAGATTGACTTACCTGAAGTAGAACAAGCCACAGCTGATGACAGCCTAGAGACCAACGATGAGATGGCTGCGCTCAGTGAGGAGCTAGCTGAAGAAGATGATGACTTTGATATTGATGACTTACTAGATCAACAATCAAGCTCTGACACAAGTAAAAGTGATGACTTTGACTTAGATGATATCGACAGCCTCATTGGTGAAGCGGCAGATACGCCTGTGGATTCAGCGCCAGCAGATGAATTAGTTGAAGAAAACGATGAATTTGATTTAGACGATATCGACAGCCTAATTGATGAAGCGGCAGATGAGTCAAGTGATTCAGCGCCAGCAGATGAGCTAGTTGAAGAAAACGATGAATTTGATTTAGACGATATAGACAGCTTAATTGATGAAGCGGCAGATGAACCAAGTGATTCAGCGCCAGCAGATGAGCTAGTTGAAGAAAACGATGAATTTGATTTAGACGATATCGACAGTTTAATTGATGAAGCGGCAGATACGCCTGTGGATTCAGCGCCAGCAGATGAATTAGTTGAAGAAAACGATGAATTTGATTTAGACGATATCGACAGTTTAATTGATGAAGCGGCAGATGAGTCAAGTGATTCAGCGCCAGCAGATGAGCTAGTTGAAGAAAACGATGAATTTGATTTAGACGATATAGACAGTTTAATTGATGAAGCGGCAGATGAGCCTGCTGATTCAGCGCTATCAGATGAATTAGTTGAAGAAAACGATGAATTTGATTTAGACGATATAGACAGCTTAATTGATGAAGCGGCAGATGAACCAACCGGTACAGTGTCATCAGATGAATTAGTTGAAGAAAACGATGAATTTGATTTAGACGATATAGACAGCTTAATTGATGAAGCGGCAGATGAGCCTGCTGATTCAGCGCCATCAGATGAACTAGTTGAAGAAAACGATGAATTTGATTTAGACGATATCGACAGCTTAATTGATGAAGCGGCAGATGAACCAACCGGTACAGTGTCATCAGATGAACTAGTTGAAGAAAACGATGAATTTGATTTAGATGATATCGATAACTTAATTGATGAAGCGGCAGATGAGCCTGGCGAGCAAACGCCAGTTGATGAAACTCTATCAGAAGAAGATATTGACACTGCGTTGGCCGATTCTGCAGAAGAGCTTGCTGAGGCACAAGAAGATTTAAATGAAGATGATATTGAATCAATTGCATCTTCATTAATGGAGCCAGAACTTGAAGAAGAGCCAGAGCTTGTAGACGAGCCAGAGCTTGAAGAAGAGCCAGAGCTTGAAGAAGAGCCAGAGCTTGTAGACGGGCCAGTGATTGAAGAAGAGCCTGAACTTGTAGAAGAGCCTGAACGTGAAGAAGAGCCTGAACTTGTAGAAGAGCCAGCGCTTGTAGACGGGCCAGTGATTGAAGAAGAGCCTGAACTTGTAGAAGAGCCTGAGCTTGAAGAAGCGCCAGAGCTTGAAGAAGAGCCTGAGCTTGTAGAAGAACCTGAACTTGTAGACGCGCCAGAGTTTACAGAAGACTTAAACTCCGGCGCAGATTTTACGGATACCTCAGATTCCTTACTTGATCCTGAGGACGCGCAGGATGAATACACCGATGATACGTTAAAAAGCGTAGACGAATTACTTAATGAATTACAACAAACATCAGAAGATGACTTTGTTGAAAGCCCTGATTGGACATTCGATGATCTAGACGATGAAGTAGAAGAGGTTGAGGTAGATTTAGGTGATGATCCGCTTGATTTACAAGAGCCTGATACACGCCCTTTAGGTGAGGATTCAACGACAGCTGATAATTTAGATAGTGAAAACCTTGAAGCGGATATCGATTTTTCAGATGATGCCAATGAAGTGCTAGATATAGATGAGCACAAAGATTTTCTCCCTGAGGAGCTTCAAGGTGATGAGCTAGATGGCGAAGCGACAGGAATGGAACCTAGCCAAGCAGAGCAAGATTTAGCTAATGCGCTTTCAGGAAGTGAATTAGATACCTTAGAAGATGATTTTGACGATGAACTACTTATCGACAACGACTTTGCTGAACCGGCCCTTGAAACAGAATCTGACTCAACAGTTTTAGATAACTCGTTGGATGAACCGTTAGAGCTAGATGATGAACTATCAGCGTTTGATTCATCGAATAGTGAACAAGAAGATGATGGTGTTTTCAATGAAGATTTACTGCAAAGCGTTGATGATTTAGATAACGAACTGAATGCACTATTAGAAGAGCAAGTAACTCCAAGTGAAGAGCTAGATGAATACCCAGAACTTGAGCTAGATAGTGACGAAGAGGTTGATTTAGATGTTCAACAATCGTTTAGCCCACAAGAGCTACAGGGCGATGCACTCGATGGGCAGGCAACGGGAATGGTGCCCAGTCAAGCGGAGCAAGATTTAGCAAATGCCCTTGCCAGTGCTGATAATGTTGACAATCTAGAGTCTGATATTGACGATGAGCCATTAGTTGAAGACGACCTTGATGCATTACTGCCACAAGAGAGCACTTTAGGCGAAGAGTTACCGGAAGATGACTCGCTAGAAAGCAATGAAGTTTTAGATGAGCAGCCTTTAAGTGAAGACGACCTTGATGGATTACTGCCAGAAGAGACCACTTTAGGCGAAGAACTATCTGATGATGACTCGCTAGACAGCAATGAAGCATTAAATGATGAGCCGCTAGTTGAAGATGGCTTTGATGAATTACTGCCAGAAGAAAGTACTTTGGGCGAAGAGCTATCTGAAGATGACTTGCTCGACAGCAATGAAGCATTAGATGAGCAGCCATTAGTTGAAGGTGGCCTTGATGAATTACTGCCAGAAGAAAGTACTTTAGGCGAAGAGCTATCTGAAGATGACTTGCTCGACAGCAATGAAGCATTAGATGATAAACCGCTAGTTGAAGACAACCTTGATGCATTACAGCCACAAGATAGCTCATTAAATAATGAGGCTGATTTTGATGATGCTATTTTAGAGCAAGCGTTATCAGAAGATTTTGAAGACGAATTGACCAATTCAGAATTAGAGGCTGAGTTAACTCAAGCAAGTGATGAGGGCTCTAATGATGATGTGATATCAGATGAGCAGCTCGATGATGACTTTATGGCTGACTTAACTCAGACCGACTTTGACGCATTGCTGAGTGAGCTTGAGGAACCAGAGGCATTAAATTTAGAGGATAGCAGTGAGTTTGATGTTGATTTTGACAGTTTATTAAATGAAGACTTAGTAAACGAACCTGAACAGCCAAAAGAGACAACACCTGAGCCTACCCAAGCGAATGCTGATGACTTTGTTGATATTGATGCGTTACTAGAGCAAAGCGATGATTCAGTGCTTGAACACGAACCGTACGATGAAGTTAATATGGATGTAGGGCTTAGTGACTTTGATTCGCTACTTGCGGGTGATAACCCGACGGATGTTGACTTAGAAAGCGGTGGCTACTCTGCAAAACTCGATTTAGCTAGAGCTTACATTGAAATTGATGACTTTGATTCTGCATTAAAAGTGATTGAGGATGTAATTGAAAGCGGCCCTGAAGACGTGCAAGAAGAAGCACTAAGTTTGAAAGCAAAACTAAAGTAG